The following proteins are encoded in a genomic region of Desulfosporosinus youngiae DSM 17734:
- a CDS encoding thiolase family protein: MREVVMVSGMRTPIGDFLGSLKDFSAVELGILALKAALNQAKLEPNLIEEVIAGMGNASGCKPNPARQIALGSGCSIETVAATINQQCASSMRATEILAQEIMLSKVDIGAAVGPESLSNIPYLLPGSRKGYRMGHVQAVDGMFADGLIDAFNDYHMGVTAENLAKMYKISRLEQDELALLSHQRACQAIKENRFINEIVPVEIRKRKGSVFFDTDEHPKADTNLADLAKLKPAFAREGTVTPGNASGLNDGGAALILMEMDKAKELGCKPLARIVATASAAVDPSLMGIGVVPAVKRALKFANLKLDDIGYWEINEAFAAQFIACNRELKLDMDKVNGNGSGISLGHPVSCTGARLIVSLVNEMRRRGVQYGCASLCAGGGPGTAIILELII, encoded by the coding sequence TTGCGTGAAGTTGTTATGGTAAGTGGCATGCGTACCCCTATTGGCGATTTTTTAGGTTCTTTAAAGGACTTTTCGGCTGTCGAATTAGGGATTTTGGCTCTTAAAGCTGCCTTAAACCAAGCTAAGCTTGAACCAAATCTTATCGAAGAAGTCATAGCCGGAATGGGCAATGCGTCAGGGTGCAAGCCAAATCCTGCCCGGCAGATCGCCTTAGGCTCAGGTTGCTCAATTGAAACAGTGGCGGCCACGATTAATCAGCAATGTGCATCTTCAATGCGAGCGACAGAAATTTTGGCTCAGGAAATAATGTTGAGCAAAGTGGATATTGGAGCAGCTGTCGGCCCTGAGAGCTTGTCAAATATACCCTACTTGTTGCCCGGATCACGGAAAGGCTATCGCATGGGCCATGTTCAGGCTGTTGACGGGATGTTTGCCGACGGGCTGATTGATGCTTTTAACGACTATCATATGGGGGTTACGGCAGAAAATCTAGCGAAGATGTATAAGATTTCCCGCCTCGAACAGGATGAACTTGCCCTGCTGAGTCATCAACGGGCTTGTCAGGCCATCAAAGAAAATAGATTTATTAATGAGATTGTTCCGGTTGAGATCAGGAAAAGGAAAGGGTCAGTGTTTTTTGACACTGACGAGCATCCCAAAGCCGACACGAATCTGGCTGACCTGGCCAAGCTGAAACCCGCCTTCGCAAGGGAAGGTACTGTTACTCCCGGTAATGCATCGGGTTTAAATGACGGAGGAGCAGCCTTGATATTAATGGAGATGGACAAAGCCAAGGAACTGGGGTGCAAACCTCTAGCCCGTATTGTGGCAACCGCTTCTGCAGCTGTAGATCCAAGTCTCATGGGGATAGGAGTGGTTCCGGCGGTTAAGCGTGCCTTAAAGTTTGCTAACCTGAAGCTGGATGATATTGGTTATTGGGAAATAAATGAAGCCTTTGCAGCCCAATTTATAGCCTGTAATCGGGAGTTAAAACTGGATATGGATAAAGTTAACGGCAATGGTTCCGGTATTTCATTAGGACATCCGGTCAGTTGCACAGGGGCCAGGTTAATAGTTTCCCTCGTCAATGAGATGCGCCGGCGCGGGGTTCAGTATGGATGCGCTTCTCTTTGTGCCGGTGGTGGCCCGGGAACGGCCATTATTTTGGAATTAATCATTTGA
- a CDS encoding acyl-CoA dehydrogenase has translation MASNFLYSSQDHKFIIKEWLKGERILGLDRFKDYLSVDDVEQILDQALKVCKDVVAPTNDDGDQIGTIFSEGKVVVPESFHHAYKFFQENGWGSSNKDVKGEGALPGILFGAVREYLIGANPSLETYIGLTGGITAVIQEYGSKEQVELFTDKMFRGVWSATMALTESGGGSDVGDMLSKAYPTEEPSIYKIKGTKCFISAGDHNLTENIIHLVLARVDGAARGTKGLSLFIVPKIWVNPDGSLGETNDVATVGIEHKLGYKGCATAVLSFGEEGRCRGLLLGEAPDAKGIGQGMAQMFKMINESRINTGQSAMAVATVAYNNAVAYARERVQGRKFTNPKSGRVPIIQHEDIRRMLLTQKSVLEAMRAMIFKGHYYMDQITFGQDESEVREANRRIEIITPLIKAYCSDQAWSLIADAIQVYGGYGYTEEYPAARQARDSKIYSIWEGTNYIQSMDLVGRKWKLDGGHIFQEWFAELEEFIRENKHNHEFVREFEILSQAVQAYRELLNVVQGYFLSKPGFVPLYSTRVLRVTAELYAGCLLIEQALVAEHNLHKSSANQNFYTGKIYSARFYVRNVVPDVMATLQVIKEGDNSALDIPEDAF, from the coding sequence TTGGCAAGTAATTTTTTATATAGTTCCCAGGACCATAAGTTTATCATCAAGGAATGGCTGAAAGGTGAAAGGATTTTAGGGCTGGACCGTTTTAAGGATTATTTGAGTGTGGATGATGTAGAGCAGATTCTTGATCAGGCCCTGAAGGTTTGCAAGGATGTTGTGGCTCCGACTAATGACGATGGGGATCAGATAGGTACGATTTTCAGTGAAGGTAAAGTAGTTGTTCCGGAGTCCTTTCATCATGCCTATAAATTTTTCCAGGAAAATGGCTGGGGTTCAAGCAACAAAGATGTGAAGGGTGAAGGAGCTCTCCCTGGAATTTTATTTGGCGCTGTGCGTGAGTATTTAATCGGGGCCAATCCGAGTCTGGAAACCTACATTGGGCTGACCGGCGGGATCACGGCTGTTATTCAAGAATATGGATCAAAGGAACAGGTTGAGTTGTTCACGGACAAAATGTTTCGGGGCGTCTGGAGTGCCACTATGGCCTTGACGGAATCGGGTGGAGGTTCAGACGTGGGTGATATGCTCTCAAAAGCCTATCCGACAGAAGAACCGTCAATTTATAAAATTAAAGGGACAAAATGTTTTATTTCTGCGGGAGACCATAACCTTACCGAAAATATCATCCATTTGGTATTGGCCCGGGTTGATGGAGCGGCAAGGGGTACTAAGGGTCTGTCCTTGTTTATCGTGCCTAAGATTTGGGTTAACCCCGACGGTAGTTTGGGAGAAACGAACGATGTAGCAACGGTTGGAATAGAACACAAATTGGGATATAAGGGGTGTGCAACGGCTGTTCTAAGTTTCGGTGAAGAAGGCAGATGCCGTGGGCTTCTGTTAGGCGAAGCGCCTGATGCTAAGGGCATTGGACAAGGGATGGCTCAAATGTTCAAGATGATTAACGAGTCCCGGATCAACACTGGACAAAGCGCTATGGCCGTGGCAACGGTTGCCTATAACAATGCCGTTGCCTATGCCCGGGAGCGGGTTCAGGGGAGGAAGTTCACTAATCCCAAGAGTGGAAGAGTTCCGATTATTCAGCATGAGGATATAAGGCGCATGCTTTTAACCCAAAAATCCGTGTTGGAAGCTATGCGGGCAATGATTTTTAAAGGGCACTATTATATGGATCAAATTACCTTCGGTCAGGATGAGTCTGAAGTGCGGGAAGCTAATCGCCGGATTGAGATCATAACCCCGCTGATAAAGGCCTATTGTTCGGATCAAGCTTGGAGTCTCATTGCTGATGCTATCCAGGTTTATGGTGGGTATGGCTATACCGAAGAGTATCCGGCGGCGCGCCAGGCCAGGGACAGTAAGATTTACTCCATCTGGGAAGGCACCAATTATATTCAATCCATGGATTTGGTCGGTCGAAAATGGAAACTTGACGGTGGCCATATATTCCAGGAGTGGTTTGCTGAGTTAGAAGAGTTCATTAGAGAAAACAAACATAATCATGAATTTGTCCGTGAATTTGAGATTCTATCTCAAGCCGTTCAAGCGTATAGAGAACTGCTTAATGTGGTACAGGGTTACTTTCTGAGTAAGCCGGGGTTTGTTCCTCTATATTCTACCCGGGTTCTCAGGGTTACCGCCGAACTGTATGCCGGTTGTCTTTTAATTGAGCAGGCTTTGGTGGCTGAGCATAACCTGCATAAATCCAGCGCCAATCAAAATTTTTATACGGGTAAAATCTATAGTGCCAGGTTTTACGTTAGAAATGTTGTTCCTGATGTTATGGCCACTCTTCAGGTCATTAAAGAGGGGGACAACTCTGCCCTGGATATTCCTGAAGACGCTTTTTGA
- a CDS encoding sigma-54 interaction domain-containing protein — MSPASGQQFLQQIIDNSYDSIFVTDKFGNVLLANSGTEVFMGYNKTEDMIGKNVKDHVKSGVYDWSPTMKAIETRSVVSGIVRNKHGVQEMATSKPLLDENGEIVMVITNARDKDLVENYMAALEKERTTVHRYKTAVEYLSEVDSGNKELVAESPQMKQIIKTSNVIARTDSTVMLIGETGTGKEVMARHIHRHSLRAKEPFIPVNCAAIPQELLEAEFFGYARGAFSGANQQGKPGLFEIANKGTLFLDEIAELPLAMQSKLLRVLEAKEARRLGDTNIYRTNIRFIAATNRDLKAMIGQKLFRSDLYYRLNVIPVSLPPLRERAEDILAFAHKFLEDLNRKYSFRKRFSPQATKRLFNYNWPGNVRELRNVIERLVITSAGDILDFDDDSLVNRKTRSETEQSYPVPKRVYQGTLKSVIKAVEEDYVNQVLSECGGRIGEAARRLGIHRTMLYRKLNKKTSAG; from the coding sequence ATGAGTCCGGCCTCAGGACAACAGTTTTTACAACAGATTATTGATAATTCCTATGATTCCATATTTGTCACCGATAAATTTGGCAACGTGCTCTTAGCTAACTCAGGGACGGAAGTATTTATGGGATACAACAAGACTGAAGATATGATCGGCAAGAATGTAAAAGATCATGTAAAAAGCGGTGTCTATGACTGGTCGCCTACTATGAAGGCTATAGAAACCCGGTCAGTGGTATCAGGGATCGTCAGAAACAAACATGGAGTTCAGGAAATGGCTACCAGTAAGCCTTTGCTGGATGAAAACGGCGAGATTGTTATGGTTATCACCAATGCCCGGGATAAAGATTTGGTTGAGAATTATATGGCAGCGTTAGAAAAAGAACGGACAACGGTTCATCGCTATAAGACTGCAGTGGAATATTTAAGCGAGGTTGATTCGGGCAATAAGGAATTGGTGGCTGAGAGCCCGCAGATGAAACAAATCATTAAAACCAGTAATGTCATCGCTAGAACGGACAGTACGGTCATGCTGATCGGAGAAACAGGTACGGGCAAAGAAGTCATGGCCAGACATATCCATCGCCATAGCCTCCGGGCCAAAGAGCCCTTTATTCCCGTAAATTGTGCTGCCATTCCTCAGGAGCTGCTGGAGGCCGAGTTTTTCGGCTATGCGAGAGGCGCTTTCTCAGGCGCAAATCAGCAAGGAAAACCGGGATTGTTTGAAATTGCTAATAAGGGAACCTTATTTTTGGATGAAATAGCGGAATTGCCCTTAGCCATGCAGTCTAAGCTGCTTAGAGTTTTAGAAGCTAAAGAAGCCCGAAGGTTGGGGGACACAAATATCTACCGGACCAATATCCGATTTATTGCTGCCACCAATAGAGACTTAAAAGCAATGATCGGTCAAAAATTATTTAGAAGCGACTTATATTACCGGCTTAATGTTATACCTGTCAGTTTACCCCCTTTGAGAGAAAGGGCTGAGGATATTTTGGCCTTTGCCCATAAATTTTTAGAAGACCTAAATCGAAAATACTCATTTAGGAAGAGGTTTTCTCCTCAAGCGACTAAGCGGCTGTTTAACTATAATTGGCCGGGAAATGTGCGTGAATTGCGTAATGTAATCGAACGATTGGTTATCACATCGGCCGGGGATATTTTAGATTTCGACGATGATTCCCTGGTTAATAGAAAAACACGCTCAGAAACTGAACAAAGCTACCCGGTACCTAAGAGAGTTTATCAAGGAACTTTAAAAAGTGTTATAAAAGCCGTAGAAGAAGACTATGTGAATCAAGTGCTCTCCGAATGCGGCGGGCGGATAGGGGAGGCGGCCCGCCGCTTGGGAATTCACCGCACCATGCTCTACAGGAAGCTGAATAAAAAAACATCAGCCGGATAA
- a CDS encoding enoyl-CoA hydratase/isomerase family protein: MAENKVVELTISESVGIITINNPPVNALTLDVRGQLKEVLQEVEENKEIRALVVTGAGAKFFVAGADIKDFPKQMENGPRENATIYKDMFTYLEETPIPVIAAVNGLALGGGCELILACDLRIADEKAKMGLPEVTLGLIPGLGGTQRLARLIGQSKAKELLFTGTTISAEEALRIGLVNQVVPSGTAVEEALKLAHKLAKGAGVAMAYAKHLVNKGPELPLQDAMEMEMQHVEKIFKTEDLQEGLEAFINKRPAVFKNR, from the coding sequence ATGGCGGAGAATAAGGTCGTTGAACTTACCATTAGTGAAAGTGTAGGGATTATCACAATCAATAACCCCCCTGTAAACGCTCTCACCTTAGACGTCAGGGGGCAATTGAAGGAAGTCCTGCAGGAAGTCGAAGAAAATAAGGAAATCAGGGCTTTGGTAGTAACTGGAGCAGGAGCAAAGTTTTTTGTTGCAGGTGCGGACATCAAGGATTTTCCTAAGCAGATGGAAAATGGTCCTCGGGAGAATGCTACTATCTATAAGGATATGTTTACTTATTTGGAAGAAACTCCGATCCCTGTCATTGCAGCCGTAAATGGTCTGGCCTTGGGGGGAGGGTGTGAGTTGATTTTGGCCTGCGATCTCAGAATAGCCGACGAAAAGGCAAAAATGGGTTTGCCGGAAGTGACCCTGGGCCTGATTCCCGGACTGGGCGGCACCCAAAGATTGGCAAGATTGATTGGACAATCAAAAGCAAAAGAGCTGTTGTTTACAGGAACAACGATCTCCGCCGAAGAAGCCCTGCGGATAGGCCTGGTAAATCAGGTTGTCCCTTCGGGCACAGCGGTAGAGGAAGCTCTTAAGTTAGCCCACAAATTAGCTAAGGGAGCCGGCGTTGCCATGGCCTATGCCAAGCACCTCGTTAACAAAGGGCCTGAACTTCCTTTACAGGACGCCATGGAAATGGAAATGCAGCATGTGGAAAAGATCTTCAAGACAGAAGATCTGCAGGAGGGTCTTGAGGCATTTATTAATAAACGCCCTGCAGTGTTTAAAAACAGATAA
- a CDS encoding enoyl-CoA hydratase/isomerase family protein, with protein sequence MNFNNLLWEQDGKVAIVSFNRPQAMNALNLETLEELERVIWKVANDNSIGVLILTGSGGKAFVGGADIAELRALESSIEGVALCRRAQGIAAGLEEMGKPVIAAINGFALGGGLELALACDIRLAADTARVGLPEISLGIIPGNGGTQRLARLVGKGLAKYLIFTGSHLTAQEALELGIVEKVYPAGELLGKAKELAAKLAKCAPVALAMAKRAINIGLDTDLATACAMEAYLFGIAAGTEDAKEGTGAFLDKRQPQFIGR encoded by the coding sequence ATGAATTTTAATAATTTGTTATGGGAACAGGATGGCAAAGTAGCCATCGTCTCGTTTAATCGTCCCCAGGCAATGAACGCTCTTAATCTGGAAACTCTCGAAGAGCTGGAAAGGGTTATCTGGAAAGTGGCCAATGATAACAGTATCGGTGTCCTCATTTTAACGGGAAGTGGCGGGAAGGCTTTTGTTGGAGGAGCTGATATCGCTGAACTCCGGGCCCTGGAGAGTTCTATTGAGGGGGTTGCCCTTTGCAGACGGGCCCAGGGTATAGCCGCCGGTTTGGAGGAGATGGGTAAACCGGTTATTGCCGCAATTAATGGTTTTGCCCTGGGCGGAGGACTCGAATTGGCCCTGGCCTGCGATATTCGCCTTGCTGCTGATACAGCCCGGGTTGGGCTTCCGGAGATTAGCCTGGGAATAATTCCGGGAAACGGAGGTACTCAGCGTTTGGCAAGGCTGGTGGGCAAGGGATTGGCCAAATACCTTATCTTTACAGGCAGTCATCTTACTGCCCAGGAAGCGTTGGAACTGGGAATTGTGGAAAAAGTCTATCCTGCCGGAGAGTTGCTTGGGAAAGCTAAAGAGCTGGCAGCTAAGTTAGCAAAGTGCGCACCGGTTGCTTTGGCAATGGCCAAGCGGGCAATCAATATCGGTCTGGATACTGACTTGGCTACAGCCTGCGCCATGGAGGCTTACCTTTTTGGAATCGCCGCCGGTACTGAGGATGCCAAGGAAGGAACGGGAGCATTTTTAGATAAACGTCAGCCCCAATTTATCGGACGTTAA
- a CDS encoding thiolase family protein, whose product MNKVVITSFARTAVGAYCGGLKTVPVEELAALVVKEALNRSELSDMDIDGIILGHVISSADAPNLARTAALLNGLEGTPGLTVNRICGSGIQAIISAAQQIQTGGGDIMVAGGAEALSRIPYYLPLSVRYEGFYRGTQEMKCSDTGCQANAQPQQIYPAIQHMGHTAENIVAKYQISREDQDLFAYNSQMRAKDAMDSGRFAQEIIPVKIKTKKAATLFDTDEHPRPNTTIESLAKLKPVFKEGGSVTVGNSSGANDGAAALVLMAEDKCREMGLKPLAYMTDYAITALNPHYMGLGPVSAIQKLLRKTGLQLEDIDLIEINEAFAGQMLGCMKELGMYLGSHMYQRLNVNGGGISLGHPLGCSGARIAGTLVYELQLRQGRYGIASACIGGGQGIAILIEKA is encoded by the coding sequence GTGAATAAAGTCGTCATTACAAGTTTTGCCAGAACTGCCGTAGGGGCCTATTGCGGCGGACTGAAGACGGTGCCCGTCGAAGAGCTGGCAGCTTTAGTTGTCAAAGAGGCACTGAACAGGTCTGAATTAAGCGATATGGATATTGATGGAATTATTTTGGGTCATGTTATTTCTTCAGCAGATGCTCCAAACCTTGCCAGAACTGCGGCCCTGTTAAATGGATTGGAGGGAACTCCGGGATTAACGGTCAATCGCATCTGCGGCTCCGGAATACAGGCTATTATTAGTGCGGCTCAACAAATTCAAACGGGCGGCGGGGATATTATGGTGGCCGGCGGAGCTGAGGCACTGTCACGGATTCCCTACTATTTGCCCCTGTCGGTAAGGTATGAAGGTTTTTACAGGGGAACTCAAGAGATGAAGTGTTCCGACACAGGTTGCCAGGCCAATGCTCAGCCCCAGCAGATCTATCCCGCGATACAGCATATGGGGCACACGGCGGAAAATATTGTAGCCAAGTATCAAATCTCTCGTGAAGACCAAGATCTATTTGCCTACAATAGTCAGATGAGAGCTAAAGATGCGATGGATTCCGGGAGATTCGCCCAAGAAATTATCCCGGTAAAAATTAAAACCAAAAAAGCCGCCACTCTTTTTGATACTGACGAGCACCCCCGCCCGAATACGACCATTGAGTCACTAGCTAAGCTGAAGCCTGTGTTTAAAGAGGGAGGGAGTGTCACAGTAGGTAATTCTTCGGGTGCGAATGATGGTGCTGCAGCCCTTGTTTTGATGGCGGAAGATAAGTGCCGGGAGATGGGACTTAAACCCTTGGCTTATATGACTGATTATGCCATAACTGCTCTGAATCCGCATTACATGGGGCTTGGTCCGGTTAGCGCTATACAGAAATTGTTAAGAAAGACCGGCTTGCAGCTGGAGGATATTGATTTAATTGAAATTAATGAGGCCTTTGCCGGACAGATGCTGGGTTGCATGAAGGAGCTGGGAATGTATTTAGGTTCCCATATGTATCAACGACTGAATGTAAATGGAGGTGGAATATCTCTGGGGCATCCATTAGGCTGCAGCGGCGCAAGGATTGCGGGAACTTTGGTTTACGAATTACAGCTTCGTCAAGGACGTTACGGGATTGCCAGTGCCTGTATTGGCGGAGGCCAAGGGATTGCAATCCTTATTGAAAAGGCTTGA
- a CDS encoding sigma-54 interaction domain-containing protein, which translates to MPVASDHDKPHPIQQELLTGKLSTTPGQQFLQQIIDNSYDSIFVTDKFGNVLLANAGTGLFMEHKIEELVGKNVEYLVKKGTYDWSPTMKAIKTRSVVSGIVRNKHGVQEMATSKPLLDENGEIVMVITNARDKDLVENYIAALEKERTTVHRYKTAVEYLSEVDSGNKELVAESPQMKQIIKTSNFIAKADSTVMLIGETGTGKEVMARYIHRNSLRSKEPFIPVNCAAIPHELLESEFFGYVRGAFSGANPQGKPGLFEIADKGTLFLDEIAELPLAMQSKLLRVLESGEVQRLGDTNVYRANVRFIAATNRDLKAMMSQKLFRSDLYYRLNVIPLSLPALRDRPEDILAFAHKFLEELNRKYALKKQFSAKATQLLFNYNWPGNVRELRNVIERLVITSSGDILNFEEDSLVNRKTGSETEQSYPESTRVYQGTLKSVIKSVEEDYINQVLAECGGRIGEAARRLGIHRTMLYRKMNNKCI; encoded by the coding sequence GTGCCTGTTGCTTCTGATCATGACAAACCACATCCTATCCAACAAGAATTACTGACCGGAAAATTAAGCACAACTCCGGGACAACAGTTTTTACAACAAATCATTGATAATTCCTATGATTCAATATTTGTTACGGATAAATTCGGCAACGTGCTTTTAGCGAATGCGGGTACGGGACTATTTATGGAGCATAAGATCGAAGAATTGGTCGGTAAAAATGTAGAATATTTAGTAAAGAAAGGTACCTATGACTGGTCGCCTACTATGAAGGCCATAAAAACCCGGTCAGTGGTATCGGGGATCGTCAGAAATAAACATGGAGTTCAGGAGATGGCTACCAGTAAGCCCCTGCTGGACGAAAATGGCGAGATTGTGATGGTTATCACCAATGCCCGGGATAAAGATTTGGTTGAGAATTATATAGCTGCTTTAGAAAAAGAACGAACAACAGTTCATCGCTATAAAACTGCAGTGGAATATTTAAGCGAGGTTGATTCGGGTAATAAGGAATTGGTGGCTGAGAGTCCGCAGATGAAACAAATTATTAAAACCAGCAATTTTATAGCCAAAGCTGACAGTACGGTCATGTTGATCGGAGAAACGGGTACGGGCAAAGAAGTCATGGCCAGGTACATACACCGCAACAGTCTTCGCTCCAAAGAGCCCTTTATTCCCGTAAATTGTGCCGCCATTCCTCATGAGCTGCTGGAGTCGGAATTCTTCGGCTATGTGCGGGGAGCTTTCTCAGGTGCTAATCCCCAGGGGAAACCGGGCTTATTCGAAATCGCGGACAAAGGAACCTTGTTTCTGGACGAGATCGCTGAATTGCCCTTAGCGATGCAATCCAAGCTGCTCAGAGTCTTAGAATCCGGTGAAGTGCAAAGGCTGGGGGATACGAATGTTTATCGTGCCAATGTTCGATTTATCGCCGCCACCAATAGAGATCTGAAAGCAATGATGAGCCAAAAGCTGTTTAGAAGCGATTTATACTACCGGCTCAATGTCATACCCCTTAGTTTGCCGGCTCTGAGAGACCGGCCTGAAGACATTTTGGCCTTTGCCCATAAATTTCTTGAGGAATTAAACCGGAAATATGCTTTGAAGAAGCAGTTTTCTGCCAAAGCAACCCAACTGCTGTTCAACTATAATTGGCCCGGGAATGTGCGGGAATTGCGTAATGTGATTGAGAGACTGGTTATAACATCTTCCGGGGATATCTTGAATTTTGAGGAGGATTCCCTCGTCAATAGAAAAACAGGCTCAGAAACTGAACAAAGTTACCCGGAATCAACGAGGGTTTATCAAGGGACGTTGAAAAGCGTTATTAAATCTGTCGAAGAAGACTATATAAATCAAGTTTTGGCTGAATGTGGAGGCCGGATAGGGGAAGCGGCCCGTCGCTTAGGGATTCACCGCACTATGCTGTATCGCAAGATGAATAACAAATGTATATAG
- a CDS encoding sigma-54 interaction domain-containing protein — MASEPERLKPNEQQFLQQIIDNSYDSIFVTDKLGNVLLANPGTGIFMEYKIEDLIGRNVKEFVDKGIYDWSTTLKAIETRSVVSGILRNSRGVQHLVTSKPLLDENGEIVMVITNGRNEDLEDNYLVALEEERKNVRRYKTAVEYLSETAETKEPIAESQEMRKIIKLSNVIAKTDSTVLLVGETGTGKEVMARHIHRHSLRCNEPFIPVNCAAIPHELLESEFFGHARGAFTGANPQGKPGLFEIADKGTLFLDEIAELPLTMQSKLLRVLESSEVKRLGDTKVYQANVRFIAATNRDLNEMISRKLFRSDLYYRLNVIPINLPPLQDRPADILAFAHEFLEELNRKYGFKKTFSPQVIQAFLKYSWPGNVRELRNVIERLVITSFSDVINFGNDSLAETKAGSETVRCSPETGKPYQGTLKSVKKSVEKEYVNQVLAECGGRVSEAAKRLGIHSSMLYRKKNSG; from the coding sequence GTGGCTTCCGAACCTGAAAGGCTAAAGCCCAATGAACAACAGTTTTTACAACAGATTATTGATAATTCCTACGATTCCATATTTGTCACTGATAAATTGGGCAATGTGCTCTTAGCTAACCCTGGAACCGGGATATTTATGGAATACAAGATTGAAGATCTGATAGGGAGAAATGTTAAAGAATTTGTAGATAAAGGTATATACGACTGGTCTACAACTCTGAAAGCCATTGAGACCCGTTCTGTTGTATCAGGAATCCTGAGAAACTCGCGTGGAGTTCAGCATCTGGTCACCAGTAAGCCTCTGCTGGATGAAAACGGGGAGATTGTCATGGTTATTACCAATGGGCGTAATGAAGATTTGGAAGATAATTATTTGGTGGCTTTAGAAGAAGAAAGAAAGAACGTCAGACGCTATAAAACCGCGGTAGAATATTTAAGTGAAACAGCAGAGACGAAAGAACCCATAGCTGAAAGCCAGGAAATGCGCAAGATTATTAAACTGAGTAATGTTATAGCGAAAACCGATAGTACTGTCCTGCTGGTTGGAGAGACAGGCACCGGCAAAGAAGTTATGGCCAGGCATATCCATCGCCATAGTCTGCGCTGCAATGAGCCCTTTATTCCGGTGAATTGTGCAGCGATTCCCCATGAGCTGCTGGAGTCGGAATTTTTCGGCCATGCCCGGGGAGCCTTCACGGGAGCAAATCCGCAAGGGAAACCGGGATTGTTTGAGATTGCCGATAAGGGAACCTTGTTTTTGGACGAAATAGCTGAATTGCCTCTAACCATGCAGTCCAAGCTGCTCAGAGTCCTGGAATCCAGTGAAGTAAAAAGGTTGGGTGATACGAAGGTCTACCAGGCCAATGTACGGTTTATTGCCGCTACCAATAGAGACTTGAATGAAATGATCAGCCGAAAACTATTCAGGAGCGATTTATACTATCGGCTTAATGTGATACCCATCAATTTGCCGCCTCTCCAGGACCGGCCTGCTGATATTCTGGCCTTTGCGCATGAATTTCTAGAGGAGCTGAATAGAAAATATGGTTTTAAAAAGACATTTTCCCCCCAGGTGATTCAGGCTTTTTTAAAGTATAGTTGGCCGGGAAATGTCCGTGAATTGCGTAATGTTATCGAGAGATTAGTGATAACCTCCTTCAGTGACGTTATAAATTTTGGGAATGATTCGCTGGCAGAGACTAAGGCTGGTTCGGAAACGGTTCGGTGTTCGCCGGAAACAGGAAAACCCTATCAAGGGACGTTAAAGAGTGTTAAAAAATCCGTTGAAAAGGAGTATGTAAATCAAGTGCTGGCTGAATGCGGCGGTCGGGTGAGCGAAGCCGCTAAACGCTTAGGAATCCACAGCAGCATGCTGTACCGGAAGAAGAACAGCGGCTGA